In a single window of the Rhizobiaceae bacterium genome:
- the rpsF gene encoding 30S ribosomal protein S6 — MALYEHVFLARQDLSQQQVDELVERFKGVITEGGGKIGRVENWGLKSLTYRINKNRKAYYTLMDIDTPPAALNEMERQMGLSEDVLRFLTIKVDAHEEGPSAMLQKRDRDDRPERDGGGRGFGDRDRPRSTSDRAPRRRDNEGDSE; from the coding sequence ATGGCTCTTTATGAACATGTGTTCCTTGCCCGGCAGGACCTGTCGCAGCAGCAGGTGGATGAACTCGTTGAACGTTTCAAGGGCGTCATCACCGAAGGCGGCGGAAAGATTGGCCGGGTAGAGAACTGGGGACTGAAGTCCCTGACCTACCGCATCAACAAGAATCGTAAGGCGTACTACACGCTGATGGACATCGACACGCCTCCGGCGGCGCTCAACGAAATGGAGCGCCAGATGGGTCTGTCGGAAGACGTCCTGCGCTTTTTGACCATCAAGGTCGACGCGCATGAGGAAGGTCCGTCCGCGATGCTGCAGAAGCGCGACCGCGACGATCGTCCCGAGCGTGACGGCGGTGGCCGCGGGTTCGGCGATCGCGACCGTCCGCGTTCGACCAGCGACCGCGCTCCGCGCCGCCGCGACAATGAAGGGGATAGCGAATAA
- the rpsR gene encoding 30S ribosomal protein S18 codes for MVDINQIPTRRPFHRRRKTCPFSGANAPKIDYKDVRLLQRYISERGKIVPSRITAVSQKKQRELAKAIKRARFLGLLPYVVK; via the coding sequence ATGGTCGACATCAACCAGATCCCGACCCGCCGGCCCTTTCATCGCCGTCGCAAGACCTGTCCGTTCTCCGGTGCGAACGCTCCGAAGATCGACTACAAGGACGTGCGTCTGTTGCAGCGCTACATTTCCGAGCGCGGCAAGATCGTGCCGTCCCGCATCACCGCGGTCAGCCAGAAGAAGCAGCGCGAACTCGCCAAGGCGATCAAGCGCGCCCGTTTCCTCGGCCTTCTGCCCTATGTGGTGAAGTGA
- a CDS encoding TIGR00730 family Rossman fold protein, producing the protein MNSIRSVCVYCGSSAGRNDAYLNAGKTLGAALAASDLRLIYGGGTKGIMGAVSESTRRAGGSVTGIIPRFLMNREASESALEKLDETIIVDTMHQRKHIMFERSDAFVALPGGIGTLEEIVEIMTWSQLGHHRKPIVFANVNGFWNPMLALLDHMREEGFVHTGHLVAPLVVDDPSAIVPAMLTAAAEDATPAEGVDSVIEKM; encoded by the coding sequence ATGAACTCGATTCGATCCGTCTGCGTTTATTGTGGTTCCTCGGCGGGGCGCAACGATGCCTATCTGAACGCCGGCAAAACACTTGGAGCGGCGCTCGCCGCGTCTGACCTGCGCCTTATCTATGGGGGCGGCACGAAGGGCATCATGGGTGCGGTGTCTGAATCGACGCGGCGCGCCGGGGGCTCCGTTACGGGCATCATTCCCCGCTTTCTCATGAACAGGGAAGCAAGCGAAAGCGCGCTGGAAAAGCTCGACGAGACAATCATTGTCGATACGATGCACCAGAGAAAGCACATCATGTTCGAACGTTCCGACGCCTTCGTCGCACTTCCCGGCGGCATCGGCACGTTGGAGGAGATTGTTGAGATCATGACGTGGTCGCAGCTCGGCCACCACCGGAAGCCCATCGTGTTCGCCAATGTGAACGGATTCTGGAACCCGATGCTGGCGCTGCTCGATCACATGCGCGAGGAGGGTTTCGTACATACAGGCCATCTCGTCGCGCCGCTGGTGGTCGATGACCCGAGCGCCATCGTGCCCGCTATGCTCACGGCGGCGGCGGAGGACGCCACACCGGCTGAGGGCGTCGATTCCGTGATCGAGAAGATGTAG
- a CDS encoding glutathione S-transferase family protein — MYTLHIANKNYSSWSLRPWVLMRTLRIEFEEHQVPFPTGSSFDLYRPFSPSGRVPCLTDDGRAIWDSLAIVEYLAERHASVWPQDAGARAWARCAAAEMHSSFSALRNDCPMNCGLRITPHPFSESLRHDLFRLNDLWNDGLTRFGGPYLVGSDFTAVDAFFAPVAFRAQTYGLVFDGEAASYPQRLLDLPAMREWYAAGLAERWREPNHEKESAQAGTITADLRTAV; from the coding sequence ATGTACACGCTGCACATCGCAAACAAGAACTATTCGTCATGGTCGTTGCGGCCGTGGGTGTTGATGCGGACCCTCCGGATTGAATTTGAGGAACATCAGGTTCCGTTCCCAACCGGTTCGAGCTTTGATCTGTACCGTCCCTTTTCTCCCAGCGGACGCGTGCCCTGTCTGACCGACGATGGTCGCGCCATCTGGGATTCGCTTGCGATTGTCGAGTATCTCGCTGAAAGGCACGCGAGTGTCTGGCCGCAGGATGCAGGTGCGCGGGCGTGGGCACGCTGTGCCGCCGCCGAAATGCATTCGAGTTTCAGCGCATTGCGCAACGACTGCCCGATGAATTGCGGCCTGCGCATTACGCCGCATCCATTTTCAGAATCCCTCCGCCATGACCTGTTTCGGCTCAATGATCTTTGGAACGATGGCCTGACGCGTTTTGGCGGCCCGTACCTTGTCGGGAGCGATTTCACGGCTGTGGATGCGTTTTTTGCACCGGTCGCATTCCGCGCGCAGACCTATGGCCTCGTTTTCGATGGCGAGGCGGCAAGCTATCCGCAACGCCTGCTGGACCTGCCCGCCATGAGGGAATGGTATGCTGCGGGCCTCGCCGAACGCTGGCGCGAGCCCAACCATGAGAAGGAGTCGGCGCAAGCCGGCACGATCACAGCCGACCTTCGAACCGCCGTCTGA
- a CDS encoding phosphatidylcholine/phosphatidylserine synthase yields the protein MARPFQPFEPHGRGGPRIGEIPLRLLVPNLVTVLAICAGLSGIRLAFEARFETAVVMVLIAAFLDGIDGRLARMLKASSNFGAQMDSLADIVNFGVAPAFVLYLYLLKMAAPFGWIAVLVFTIASGLRLARFNVLIDDHSRPAWQGEYFVGVPAPAGAVLVMLPIYLGFLGIDRGREFAYVGSAFAFFVAFLLVSRLPVYSGKKIRIGRDKAVPLIFAVVLFVLLLVNYTWQTISVAAICYLAFLPLSARAYSRRARLEEAAQATAAGEGAQ from the coding sequence ATGGCGCGCCCGTTTCAGCCGTTTGAACCGCACGGACGCGGCGGCCCGCGCATCGGCGAGATTCCCTTGCGGCTGCTGGTCCCGAATCTGGTCACCGTGCTCGCAATCTGTGCGGGCCTGTCCGGCATCAGGCTCGCCTTCGAAGCCCGCTTCGAAACTGCGGTGGTCATGGTGCTTATCGCGGCGTTCCTCGACGGCATTGATGGTCGCCTTGCCCGCATGTTGAAGGCGAGTTCGAACTTTGGCGCGCAAATGGATTCGCTGGCAGACATCGTGAATTTCGGCGTCGCCCCCGCATTCGTGCTCTATCTCTACCTGCTCAAAATGGCGGCGCCCTTCGGCTGGATCGCGGTCCTGGTTTTTACCATCGCATCGGGCCTGCGCCTTGCGCGGTTCAATGTTCTGATCGACGACCATTCGCGTCCCGCCTGGCAGGGGGAGTATTTCGTGGGCGTTCCGGCTCCGGCGGGCGCCGTTCTGGTCATGCTGCCGATCTATCTGGGTTTCCTTGGCATCGACCGTGGACGTGAATTTGCCTATGTCGGCAGCGCTTTCGCCTTTTTCGTCGCGTTCCTGCTTGTCAGTCGGTTGCCGGTTTATTCGGGCAAGAAGATCAGGATCGGGCGCGACAAGGCCGTGCCGCTGATCTTCGCGGTCGTTCTCTTCGTGCTCCTGCTGGTGAACTATACTTGGCAGACCATCTCGGTTGCCGCGATCTGCTACCTGGCCTTCCTGCCGCTGAGCGCGCGCGCCTATTCGCGCCGCGCCCGGCTGGAGGAAGCCGCGCAGGCGACCGCAGCGGGCGAAGGCGCCCAATAA
- the cimA gene encoding citramalate synthase, with translation MNKERIYLFDTTLRDGQQTPGVDFSVEDKIAVARLLDEFGVDYVEGGYPGANPTDTAFFDKKRTSNAVFVAFGMTKRAGVSASNDPGLAALLAASSDAVCFVAKSWDYHVKVALGCTNEENLESIRASVKAAVAAGKEAMIDCEHFFDGFKANPDYAIACARAAFDSGARWVVLCDTNGGTLPHEVGEIVRQVISAGIPGDRLGIHAHDDTGQAVANSLAAIEAGVRQVQGTLNGIGERCGNANLISIVPTLALKPAYADRFAIGVSQGQLAGISRLSRAFDELLNRAPDAQSPYVGTSAFATKAGIHASAIAKEPQTYEHVPPETVGNRRRVMVSDQGGKANFIAELKRRGIDVPRDDNRLDALIAVVKEREASGYAYEGADASFELLARRMLHTVPHFFDVISFRCIVERRFDANGNLKTVSEAIVKVSIDGEEHMSVAEGHGPVNALDLALRKDLGRYQHELRDLELADYKVRILNGGTEAVTRVLIESRDTTGARWWTVGVSDNIIDASFQALMDSIIYKLMKNRELAGLVAAE, from the coding sequence GTGAACAAGGAACGCATATATCTGTTCGATACGACGCTGCGCGACGGCCAGCAGACACCGGGGGTCGACTTCTCGGTCGAGGACAAGATCGCCGTCGCACGTTTGCTGGACGAATTCGGCGTCGACTATGTCGAGGGCGGTTATCCGGGCGCGAATCCCACAGACACCGCATTTTTCGACAAGAAGCGCACCAGCAACGCCGTCTTTGTTGCCTTCGGAATGACCAAGCGGGCAGGGGTGTCTGCGTCCAATGACCCCGGCCTTGCGGCGCTTCTGGCGGCGAGCAGCGATGCCGTCTGCTTCGTCGCCAAGAGCTGGGACTACCACGTGAAGGTCGCGCTCGGCTGCACCAATGAGGAAAACCTTGAATCCATCCGCGCGTCAGTGAAGGCCGCCGTCGCCGCCGGCAAGGAGGCAATGATCGATTGCGAACACTTTTTCGACGGCTTCAAGGCAAATCCGGACTACGCCATCGCCTGTGCCCGCGCGGCGTTTGATTCGGGCGCGCGCTGGGTGGTGCTGTGCGACACGAACGGCGGGACCCTTCCACATGAAGTCGGTGAGATCGTCAGGCAGGTGATCTCGGCGGGAATCCCGGGTGATCGGCTCGGCATTCACGCGCATGACGACACCGGGCAGGCCGTCGCTAATTCGCTGGCCGCCATCGAGGCGGGCGTGCGTCAGGTTCAGGGCACATTGAACGGCATCGGCGAGCGCTGCGGCAACGCCAACCTGATTTCCATCGTGCCCACGCTCGCTTTGAAGCCTGCTTATGCGGATCGTTTCGCAATCGGCGTTTCGCAGGGTCAACTTGCGGGAATTTCTCGCCTTTCGCGCGCCTTCGATGAATTGCTCAATCGCGCGCCGGATGCGCAATCCCCCTATGTCGGCACATCGGCCTTCGCCACGAAGGCAGGAATCCACGCTTCTGCGATTGCGAAGGAGCCGCAGACTTACGAACACGTTCCGCCCGAGACAGTCGGCAATCGCCGCCGCGTGATGGTTTCGGACCAGGGCGGCAAGGCCAACTTCATTGCCGAACTGAAGCGGCGTGGCATCGACGTCCCGCGTGACGACAATCGTCTCGATGCGCTTATCGCGGTCGTGAAGGAGCGCGAGGCATCCGGCTATGCCTATGAAGGCGCGGATGCGAGCTTCGAACTTCTGGCACGGCGAATGCTGCACACGGTCCCGCATTTCTTCGACGTCATAAGCTTTCGCTGCATCGTCGAACGTCGCTTCGACGCCAACGGCAACCTCAAGACCGTGTCGGAAGCCATTGTAAAGGTTTCGATAGATGGCGAGGAGCATATGTCGGTGGCGGAAGGCCACGGACCCGTCAACGCGCTCGATCTCGCGCTGCGCAAGGACCTCGGCCGATACCAGCACGAGCTTCGCGACCTGGAACTCGCGGACTACAAGGTCCGTATTCTCAACGGTGGCACGGAAGCGGTCACGCGCGTTCTGATCGAATCTCGCGATACGACCGGAGCGCGCTGGTGGACGGTCGGCGTTTCGGACAACATCATCGATGCATCGTTTCAGGCCCTGATGGATTCGATCATCTACAAGCTGATGAAAAATCGGGAACTCGCCGGCCTCGTCGCCGCAGAATGA
- the rplI gene encoding 50S ribosomal protein L9 → MEVILLERIARLGQMGDTVKVKDGYARNFLLPRGKALRANDNNKKKFEGQRAQLEARNLERKTEASAVAEKLDGKAFVVVRSAGETGQLYGSVSTRDIADLLTAEGFTVARNQVELNHPIKTIGLTNVAISLHPEVEVTVTLNIARSSEEAERQAKGETLTTAEAIYGDDINENARPENFFDPNSEEAEEA, encoded by the coding sequence ATGGAAGTTATCCTGCTTGAACGCATCGCCCGGCTTGGCCAGATGGGTGACACCGTAAAGGTGAAAGACGGCTATGCGCGCAATTTCCTCCTGCCGAGGGGCAAGGCGCTGCGCGCCAACGACAACAATAAGAAGAAGTTCGAAGGCCAGCGCGCGCAGCTCGAAGCCCGCAATCTCGAGCGCAAGACCGAAGCTTCGGCAGTTGCCGAGAAGCTTGACGGAAAGGCTTTTGTGGTCGTTCGCTCCGCGGGCGAAACGGGGCAGCTCTATGGTTCGGTTTCCACGCGCGATATCGCCGATCTGCTGACCGCCGAAGGGTTCACTGTCGCCCGCAACCAGGTCGAATTGAACCACCCGATCAAGACCATCGGTCTCACCAATGTCGCGATCTCGCTGCATCCCGAGGTCGAAGTGACCGTGACGCTGAACATCGCACGCTCTTCGGAAGAGGCGGAGCGCCAGGCGAAGGGTGAAACGCTGACCACCGCGGAAGCGATCTATGGCGACGACATCAATGAGAATGCCCGCCCGGAGAACTTCTTCGACCCCAACAGCGAGGAAGCCGAAGAGGCCTGA
- a CDS encoding phosphatidylserine decarboxylase produces MTLSDTIRNAFVPIHREGYMFIGIFAAVTLFLGLFSTSLFWIGVILTAWCAYFFRDPQRVTPLDDRMVISPADGVVSSVTTAIPPRELALGQSEMTRISVFMNVFSCHVNRAPVRGRIQRIEHKPGAFLNAELDKASTENERNCMVIESPNGTIGVVQIAGLVARRILCWAETGQTIAVGERFGLIRFGSRVDVYLPTDATPRVAAGQTAIAGETILAEFGGGAITPLVRVS; encoded by the coding sequence ATGACCCTATCAGACACCATCAGGAATGCTTTCGTTCCGATCCACCGCGAAGGCTATATGTTCATCGGCATCTTTGCCGCTGTAACTCTCTTCCTCGGGCTGTTTTCGACCAGCCTGTTCTGGATCGGCGTCATTCTGACCGCGTGGTGCGCCTATTTCTTCCGGGATCCGCAGCGTGTCACGCCGCTAGACGACCGCATGGTCATCAGTCCCGCCGATGGCGTCGTTTCCTCCGTCACGACAGCCATTCCGCCGCGCGAACTGGCGCTCGGCCAGTCGGAAATGACCCGCATATCGGTGTTCATGAACGTTTTTTCCTGCCACGTTAACCGCGCGCCGGTTCGTGGCCGCATCCAACGGATCGAACACAAGCCGGGCGCGTTCCTGAATGCCGAGCTCGACAAGGCCAGCACCGAAAACGAGCGCAATTGCATGGTGATCGAAAGCCCTAACGGGACGATCGGCGTGGTGCAGATTGCAGGTCTTGTCGCCCGCCGCATTCTTTGCTGGGCTGAGACGGGTCAGACGATCGCAGTCGGGGAGCGCTTCGGGCTGATCCGATTCGGATCGCGGGTCGACGTTTACCTCCCAACTGACGCGACGCCGCGCGTTGCCGCCGGTCAGACCGCCATCGCCGGGGAAACCATACTCGCAGAGTTTGGCGGCGGGGCGATCACGCCGCTCGTTCGGGTCTCCTGA
- the rarD gene encoding EamA family transporter RarD: MTTRIDPAVEADRAARRGFVLAFCAYLLWGLIPFYMKAVQHLPLMEVIAHRIIWSVPVAGAVLVWAGRTADFKVALANPRMLAMAALTAVLITANWSIYVWAIAVDRTIETALGYYINPLVNVVVGAVLLKERLGRLQIVAVVLAAIAVTILTFEQGNLPWISLALAFSFAAYGFFRKTLPIGPSQGFLLEVLILSVPALIYVGWLQIAGQGHFNSGSIDNTLLLIGCGPITAVPLLLFAFGARVLRLSTIGIMQYIAPTIVFLIAVFVFHEPFGTTQALAFALIWVALALYTFAMFQNRARKD, encoded by the coding sequence ATGACCACACGAATTGACCCCGCCGTTGAGGCCGACCGCGCGGCAAGGCGCGGGTTCGTTCTGGCGTTCTGCGCCTATCTGCTGTGGGGCCTCATACCGTTCTACATGAAGGCTGTTCAGCATCTGCCGCTGATGGAAGTCATTGCACATCGCATCATCTGGTCCGTTCCTGTCGCCGGTGCGGTGCTTGTGTGGGCGGGTCGCACTGCGGATTTCAAAGTTGCGCTCGCAAATCCGAGAATGTTGGCCATGGCGGCTCTGACCGCGGTGCTCATCACCGCCAACTGGAGCATCTATGTCTGGGCTATCGCGGTCGACAGAACCATCGAGACCGCGCTTGGATATTACATCAATCCTCTCGTCAATGTCGTAGTCGGCGCAGTGCTGTTGAAGGAAAGGCTGGGCAGGCTCCAGATCGTTGCGGTCGTGCTCGCCGCGATCGCGGTTACGATCCTGACATTCGAGCAGGGCAACCTGCCGTGGATTTCGCTGGCTCTCGCTTTCTCGTTTGCCGCATACGGCTTTTTCAGAAAGACGCTGCCAATCGGGCCGAGCCAGGGCTTCCTGCTCGAAGTCCTGATCCTCTCCGTTCCTGCGCTCATTTATGTTGGCTGGCTCCAGATCGCGGGTCAGGGACATTTCAACAGCGGCTCAATCGACAACACGCTTCTGCTGATCGGCTGTGGGCCGATCACTGCGGTGCCCTTGCTGCTGTTTGCCTTCGGCGCGCGTGTGCTCAGGCTGTCCACCATCGGTATCATGCAGTACATTGCGCCGACGATCGTCTTCCTGATCGCGGTCTTTGTGTTCCACGAACCTTTCGGTACGACGCAGGCATTGGCCTTTGCGCTGATCTGGGTAGCGCTGGCGCTCTACACATTCGCAATGTTTCAGAACCGCGCGCGGAAAGACTGA
- a CDS encoding LysM peptidoglycan-binding domain-containing protein yields MAVTPLRLLLFLGGATAAALGVAYYTGALDPVLGTREAAAPSASITAPASQPEAPAPDLPKADEPKPEQQAALPSAAESPPKQEEPPAAAQSEPLPPSFDVLRVEPDGSIVIAGRAAPNAEVEILSGSKVLGKVTATGDGEFAAALDDPLKPGDYQIVLRSTTPSRVVANSKETAIVSIPETKDGQVLALVEQPGAPSRLITKPEATTPPEPKPPVETPAEPATPPVAQGTAPTGQAANAEPTAPAPKAGRPAAGVKVAVDAVEIEGRKIFVAGSSEPGKTVRIYANDILLGDAKTSPEGRFLIEAERDLPVGDYVVRADVLGPDGAKVIARAAVPFSREPGENIAAVAPQEPAAPGPAAPMPQPERSPPSDTSTAEVAPATDAGAQPSAGVVAPASGSTKPQTGTDVTAPEQAEPQTPQQAPSSEEAGLAPKLKPVDGSVIIRRGDSLWRISKRVYGRGVRYSTIYLANQQQIKDPDMIWPGQIFRVPEKTDEGEKADMKAIEPPPPSTVQ; encoded by the coding sequence ATGGCGGTCACTCCGCTTCGATTGCTGCTTTTCCTGGGCGGAGCGACCGCTGCCGCCTTGGGTGTCGCATACTATACTGGCGCGCTCGACCCGGTCCTTGGCACGCGTGAGGCCGCTGCGCCATCTGCGTCGATCACCGCTCCCGCGTCGCAGCCGGAAGCACCTGCACCTGATCTGCCGAAAGCGGATGAGCCGAAGCCTGAGCAGCAGGCGGCACTGCCGTCCGCCGCTGAATCGCCGCCAAAGCAGGAAGAGCCGCCCGCTGCCGCACAATCGGAGCCTCTGCCGCCAAGCTTCGACGTGCTGCGCGTCGAGCCGGACGGCTCGATCGTGATCGCAGGACGGGCGGCGCCGAATGCGGAGGTGGAAATCCTGTCCGGCTCGAAGGTGCTCGGCAAGGTTACGGCCACCGGCGATGGCGAATTTGCGGCCGCGCTGGACGATCCGTTGAAGCCGGGCGACTATCAGATCGTGTTGCGCTCCACGACGCCTTCCCGCGTGGTGGCCAATTCCAAGGAAACGGCAATCGTTTCGATTCCCGAGACGAAGGACGGGCAGGTTCTTGCACTGGTGGAACAGCCCGGTGCGCCAAGCCGCCTGATCACCAAGCCGGAAGCAACAACTCCGCCGGAACCCAAGCCGCCCGTGGAAACCCCGGCCGAGCCCGCGACGCCGCCTGTCGCGCAGGGTACGGCGCCCACCGGGCAGGCCGCGAATGCTGAGCCAACTGCTCCCGCACCGAAGGCGGGACGTCCGGCAGCCGGGGTCAAGGTGGCGGTCGATGCGGTCGAGATCGAAGGCAGGAAAATATTCGTGGCAGGTTCAAGCGAACCGGGAAAAACCGTTCGCATCTATGCAAACGACATTTTGCTTGGCGACGCAAAGACATCTCCGGAGGGACGATTCCTGATAGAGGCGGAGCGCGACCTGCCGGTTGGTGACTACGTGGTCCGCGCTGACGTGCTCGGACCGGACGGCGCCAAGGTCATTGCGCGTGCAGCCGTGCCATTCTCCCGCGAGCCGGGTGAGAATATCGCAGCGGTCGCGCCGCAGGAACCCGCCGCGCCCGGACCGGCTGCGCCCATGCCCCAGCCGGAGCGATCGCCGCCAAGTGACACCTCCACGGCTGAAGTTGCTCCTGCGACTGACGCGGGCGCGCAGCCTTCGGCAGGGGTCGTTGCGCCGGCATCCGGTTCGACCAAACCGCAAACGGGGACGGATGTTACGGCACCGGAGCAGGCTGAGCCCCAGACACCACAGCAAGCGCCTTCATCCGAAGAAGCTGGACTCGCGCCCAAGCTCAAGCCGGTTGACGGCTCGGTCATCATCCGTCGGGGAGATTCGCTCTGGCGCATTTCCAAGCGGGTCTACGGTCGCGGCGTGCGCTATTCGACGATTTATCTGGCCAATCAGCAGCAGATCAAGGACCCGGACATGATCTGGCCCGGACAGATCTTTCGCGTCCCCGAAAAGACGGATGAAGGCGAAAAGGCCGACATGAAAGCAATCGAACCACCGCCGCCGTCGACAGTCCAATAA
- a CDS encoding ABC transporter ATP-binding protein/permease, producing MATKTVSADSGSTFQTLRNLWPYMWPADRADLKARVVWASVLLVLSKLVLVVAPYFFKWATDALAGDARTTPPLPAFLLAPVVLVIAYNVVRIVQNGLNQLRDALFARVGQHAVRQLAFRTFVHMHELSLRFHLERRTGGLSRIIERGTKGIETIVRFTILNTVPTILEFALTAIIFAVTYGWVYVAVVAVTVWLYTWFTVRASDWRISIRREMNDSDTDANTKAIDSLLNFETVKYFGNERMEAERFDRSMARYESAATKTWTSLGWLNFGQGVIFGIGQAVVMVLSAREVVAGTQTVGDFVFINAMLMQLSVPLNFIGFIYREIRQGLTDIEQMFDLLDVPQEVTDKPEAAALAIGEGRVEFRDVHFAYDASRPILKGISFTVPAGKTVAIVGPSGAGKSTISRLLYRFYDIQQGAILVDGQDVRDVTQESLRAVIGMVPQDTVLFNDTIAYNIRYGRMGATDAEVREAAELAQIGDFIEGLPEGFETMVGERGLKLSGGEKQRVAIARTILKAPPILILDEATSALDTHTEQEIQASLDLVSRGRTTIVIAHRLSTIIRADEIIVLRDGVIAERGTHAQLLKENALYARMWDRQREAIEAEEKLRIARETDELGVVVRKRLSDM from the coding sequence TTGGCCACGAAGACAGTATCCGCCGATAGCGGTTCGACATTTCAGACGTTGCGCAACCTGTGGCCCTACATGTGGCCGGCGGATCGCGCGGACCTGAAAGCAAGAGTGGTCTGGGCGTCAGTCCTGCTTGTGTTGTCCAAGCTCGTGCTGGTCGTCGCACCCTATTTCTTCAAATGGGCGACCGATGCGCTGGCGGGAGATGCCCGCACGACACCGCCGCTCCCGGCGTTCCTGCTCGCACCCGTCGTGCTGGTGATTGCCTACAACGTCGTTCGGATCGTTCAGAACGGCCTGAACCAGTTGCGCGACGCCTTGTTTGCACGCGTCGGTCAGCACGCCGTGCGCCAGCTCGCCTTTCGCACGTTCGTGCATATGCACGAGTTGTCGCTGCGTTTTCATCTGGAGCGACGCACCGGCGGACTGTCTCGAATCATTGAGCGCGGCACGAAGGGCATAGAGACCATCGTCCGTTTCACCATCCTGAACACGGTTCCCACGATTCTCGAATTCGCATTGACGGCAATCATCTTTGCAGTCACCTACGGATGGGTCTATGTGGCTGTCGTTGCAGTCACGGTGTGGCTTTACACATGGTTCACAGTGCGGGCCAGCGATTGGCGCATCTCCATTCGCCGCGAGATGAACGACAGCGACACCGACGCCAACACCAAGGCCATCGATTCACTCCTCAATTTCGAAACCGTCAAATATTTCGGCAATGAGCGCATGGAAGCCGAGCGCTTCGACCGTTCGATGGCGCGCTACGAAAGCGCGGCGACCAAGACCTGGACCTCATTGGGTTGGCTGAACTTCGGGCAGGGGGTCATATTCGGCATCGGGCAGGCAGTCGTCATGGTGCTTTCCGCCCGCGAAGTTGTCGCCGGAACCCAGACGGTCGGTGATTTCGTGTTCATCAATGCCATGCTGATGCAGCTTTCCGTACCGCTCAACTTCATCGGCTTCATCTATCGCGAAATACGGCAAGGCCTGACGGACATAGAGCAGATGTTCGATCTGCTGGACGTACCGCAGGAAGTCACCGACAAACCCGAAGCGGCGGCGCTCGCGATCGGGGAGGGCAGGGTTGAATTTCGCGACGTGCATTTTGCCTATGATGCATCCCGCCCGATCCTCAAGGGAATTTCCTTCACGGTTCCAGCCGGCAAGACGGTCGCAATCGTCGGTCCCTCAGGGGCCGGCAAGTCCACCATCTCGCGGCTGCTGTATCGCTTCTATGATATCCAGCAGGGTGCCATCCTCGTGGACGGCCAGGATGTCCGCGACGTCACGCAGGAAAGCCTCCGCGCTGTCATCGGCATGGTCCCGCAAGACACTGTGCTTTTCAACGATACCATTGCCTACAATATCCGCTATGGGCGCATGGGCGCGACGGATGCCGAAGTGCGCGAAGCTGCCGAACTCGCGCAGATAGGTGATTTCATCGAGGGCCTTCCGGAAGGGTTCGAAACGATGGTCGGCGAGCGCGGCCTCAAGCTCTCAGGGGGCGAGAAGCAGCGAGTGGCGATTGCCCGAACGATCCTCAAGGCGCCGCCGATCCTCATACTCGACGAGGCGACCTCCGCGCTCGACACGCATACCGAGCAGGAGATACAGGCATCGCTCGATCTCGTCAGTCGCGGGCGGACGACGATCGTTATCGCGCATCGTCTTTCGACGATCATCCGCGCCGACGAGATCATCGTCTTGCGCGACGGCGTGATTGCCGAGCGCGGCACCCACGCACAATTGCTGAAAGAGAATGCGCTTTATGCGAGAATGTGGGATCGCCAGCGCGAGGCAATCGAGGCGGAAGAAAAGCTGCGGATTGCGCGGGAAACCGACGAGTTAGGGGTCGTCGTCCGCAAGCGCCTGTCGGATATGTAG